The following is a genomic window from Synergistaceae bacterium.
GAAAGGATTTGAGTCCATAACATGGAAATGTATCTTGCTGCACTGAAAGACTTAATTCTTCAGTCGGGATTCTTCGGGCTCACGACGGGCAACATCATCATGATTATTGTCTCGTTCGTCCTGCTGTATCTCGCAATCGGCAAAGGCTTTGAACCCCTCCTGCTCGTGCCGATAGCTTTCGGCTGTCTGCTCGTCAACCTGCCCCTCTCCGGCATCTGGGACGAGTACAACGCCACAACGCACACGATAGGCTTCCTGCGCTCGCTGTACTACGGAGCAGAGTTCGAGATTTACCCGATACTTATCTTCTTGGGCATCGGAGCAATGACGGACTTCGCACCCCTCATCGCCAACCCCATTACGTTCCTTCTGGGAGCGGCGGCACAGTTCGGCGTGTTCGTGGCATTCATCGGTGCAAACTATCTCGGCACTCTGACGGGCGGCCTCGTGTCGTTCAACATCAAGGAAGCGGCATCAATCGCAATCATCGGAGGAGCTGACGGCCCGACGAGCATTTATTTGACCGTTATGCTCGGACAGACGCAGATTCTCGGTGCTGTTGCGGTCGCGGCGTATTCCTACATGTCGTTAGTGCCGATGATTCAGCCCCCCGTTATCTACCTCATGACCAGCAAGAAGGACAGAGGCATCGTAATGGGACAGCTCCGCCCCGTCAGCAAGAGGGAGAAGATTCTCTTCCCCATCATCTGCACGGTGGTTTCAGGGTTGATTCTGCCTGCGTGCGTTCCGCTTGTAGGTACGCTGATGTTCGGAAACCTTCTGCGTGAATGCGGAGTTACCGAGCGTCTCAGCAACACGGCACAGAACGAGCTGATGAACATCGTAACGATATTCCTTGCGCTGTCGGTAGGTTCAACGATGGCGGCAGAGAGATTCCTTACGCTGGGAACGCTGGCAATTATCGCGCTGGGACTTGTAGCGTTCGCGTTCTCGACGTTCGGCGGTCTTGTGTTCGGACAGATAATGAAGGTGCTCTCGGGCGGAAAGATCAACCCGATGATCGGCGCGGCGGGAGTCAGTGCTGTGCCTATGGCGGCGCGCGTTGTTCAGAGGTGCGTACAGCATGAGTACCCGGGACACTTCCTGCTGATGCACGCGATGGGCCCGAACGTTGCGGGAGTTATCGGAACGGCAGTTGCGGCTGGAGTTATGCTGACGCTGTTATCACGTTAAGAGAAGGTTACGCTTGCCCGGTGTAACAGCCGGGTAATTTTTTTACCCTCACGAAAGGAGACCGCAATCTTGGCCACAAAGAAGAGCGGAAAGAAGCACGAAATGACAGCAACCATTCACGCAGAGACGCGCATAAACAACCCCGAAGCCGGGCACGGACAGCTTGAGCCCCCCGCAGACCCTACGCACACATACGCTTTTGACCCGCACGAATCCCCCGCGCTCGACTGGGCAGGAAAGACTGAGGGAGAAAGCTTCACCGTTCCGACGTCGTCAATCCACGTTCACGAGACAGTGAGGCCGCACAGAATAATTTTCCCAGTCCAGAAGGAGGAGACCAGAACGCCCGAACGCCAGCAGTATCTTTTCCCCGAAGCGTCTTACGCTGACAGGGCAAAGAGCACGCTTGCGGCCGTTGAGACCTACCAGCACGCCAAGAACTGGATGAACAGGATGATAGCCGGAGACTCGCTGATAATCATGAACTCGCTGCTTCAGAAGGAGAGCATGGCAGGGACTGTGCAGACGTGCTACATTGACCCGCCTTACGGGATAAGGTACGGGAGCAACTTTCAGCCGTTCGTGGGGAAGAAGGATGTTAAGGACAGGAGCGACGATGACCTGAGCACTGAGCCGGAGATGATTCGGGCATTCCGCGACACGTGGGAGCTGGGGATTCACTCGTATTTGACGTATCTGCGAAACCGGCTGTTATTGGTGAGGGAGCTGCTGTGCGATTCTGGGAGCGTGTTTGTGCAGATAAGTGATGAGAATGTTCACCATGTGCGGGAGCTGTGCGATGAGGTCTTTTCCCCCGAGAATTTCGTAACGATGATTAAGTTCACGAAGTCAGGGAAGAATCCTTCGAACCTCATGGGTAGCACTACAGATTATCTCGTGTGGTACGCGAAGGACAAGGAGCATGTGAAGTATCGCCAGCTATATGTGGAGAGGAAGCCAGGTACGCCATCGTTTGACGTGTACAGGTACATTGAGCTGGAGGACGGAACTGTGAGGAAATTAACACCAGAGGAGATGAACGACAAAACATTTCTATCAAGGTGCCGAAATTTTCAGTATGATACATTACTGTCGGCTGGCGCAACTAGTAATTCTACTGAACTTTTGGAGTTCGAGGGCAAGAAGTATTCTCCACCCGCAAATAATCACTGGAAGACAACGATTGAAGGCATGAAGAGACTCATAGCGGCAGGACGCATCAGTGCTTCAGGAAAGACCTTGCGCTACAAAAGATACATGAGCGATTCGCCAATGATGCAACTCGACGACATGTGGAATGACACAGGCGGGACTCCCGACATGCTCTACGTAGTCCAGACCTCCACGAAGGTAATTCAACGCTGTATCTTGATGACCTCCGACCCCGGAGACCTCGTCCTCGACATCACCTGCGGCTCCGGCACAACCGCATTCGTCGCAGAGCAGTGGGGCAGACGCTGGATAACCGCAGACACCTCACGCGTAGCAATCGCCATCGCACGGCAGAGACTCCTCACCGCCACCTTCCCCTACTACAAGCTGGCCGACCTTCAGGCCGGAGTCTCCGCAGGGTTCGTGTATGAGACAGTCCCGCACATCACGCTGAAATCCATCGCCAACAATGAGCCCCCCGCACAGGAAATCCTCTACGACAAACCCGAGACCGACTCAGGCTTCATCCGCCTCACAGGGCCTTTCACCGTCGAGGCTCTCCCTGCTCCCGTAGTGTTTTCCCCCGACGAGGCCGCAGAGTCCGGCACAGCAGGAGAGGGCGCGAAACTATCGGACTGGCGCGAACAGCTCAAGGCTACGGGAATCGTCAGCAGGGGCGGCGAACGCATAAGGTTTTCACGCGTCGAGGCCAAGACCGGCACACGGTGGCTCAACGCTGAGGCAGAGACGGAGGACGGACGGAGCGCGTATGTGTGTTTCGCGGACGAGTCAAGCCTCATGGACTCGCGCAGGGTCTTCAACGCAGTGCAGGAAGCATTGCTCGTGAAGCCCGACATGCTGATTTTTGCGGCGTTCCAGTTCGACCCGGAGGCATCGCAGCTCATCGAGGACTTGGCCGGGGTTCACAGCCTCACGATTCTTCAGGCGTTAATGAACACGGACTTGATGACTGAGGATCTGCGCAAGAAGCTCAAGACGGACCAGTCTTTCTGGCTCGTTGGTCAGCCGGATGTTGAGCTGCTGAATGCTGAGGGCGGAATGTACCGCGTGAGGGTGCTGGGGTTCGACTATTACGATGTCAAGGCGGGAAAGGTAGACTCCGGCAACGCTGACAAGATTGCGATGTGGATGCTTGACCCTGATTATGACGGCGGGACTCTGAATCCCTCGCAGGTGTTCTTCCCGATGGAGGGCAGAAGCGGAGGATGGGCAAAGCTCGCAAGGACTCTCAATGCTGAGATTGACGCTGAACTTATCGAGGCGTATTCGGGCACGGAGTCTTTACCCTTCAAGGCCGGAGAGAAAATCGCGGTGAAGGTCATCGACGACAGAGGGATTGAGAGCATGAAGGTGCTTCGCCGTGAGGAGGCCGAATGATGGAGCGCAAAGACTTCACGATAAATTCGCCCTACGTTGAACCGCAGCAGTATCACCGTTACAACGACGAGACCAGCAGGTTCGAGATAATCCCGGAGCGCAGGCCTGCAGGGTACTTCCTCGCTGTCCCAAGAAGCAGCCGCACAATCTTCAAGCCCCTCGACAACGTCAACGCAATCCGCAAACTCGTCAGGGAATGGCGGGAAAACGCTTATCCGCACGTTACCGCAACGACCCGCAGACTCCTCGAACACTGGCACGACAATTCCGCACGAATGTACCCGTTCTTCTGGTGCCAGCTCGAGGCAATAGAGACGCTGATTTTTCTCGAGGAAGGCCGGGCGAATGTTCAGGTTGACGGCGACGGCGGAGAGTTCAGGCGGCTGTGCACAAAGCTCTGCACCGGCGGGGGCAAGACTATCGTGATGTCGATGCTCATTGCGTGGCAGGCCTGCAGCACAAACGGCACAAGGAACTTCCTTATAGTTACGCCGAACCTCACCGTCAAGGACAGGCTGAAGGTGTTATTGCCCGGAGGAGCGGGGAATTACTACGACACTTTTTCTGTTGTTCCGCCTGAGATGAGGGAGATGCTCAACAAAGCGCGCATAGAGATTCACAACTGGCAGGAGATGAAGCCCGACAAGCCCGACACGACCAGCGTCGACAAGAGAGGCCCGAAGAGCGACAACGCTTTCTGCAGGGAGCTTGTTGGCAGCATGAGGAACATCATCGTCATCAACGACGAGGCGCATCACGCGTGGAGAGTTAATCCGGGCAGGAAGAAGCTCACGGAAGACGAGAAGGAAGCTACTGTGTGGATACAGGGGCTTGACCGACTTCACAGGACGCGCGGAATAAGGACATGCTACGACTTTTCGGCAACACCTTTTGTGCCGGGAATGAGCGTTAAAGATGAGGAAGGGCTGTTCACGTGGATTGTGAGCGACTATTCACTTAGCGACGGGATAGAAGCCGGGATCGTGAAGACACCCAGACGCGTAACAGGCACGAACATTCCGCCGGACAAAAAAACGTTTGAGCCGAAGCTGTATCACATTTACGCAGAAGCGGAGGTGAAGGCAGACCTTACGCGCAGAGGAAGCAGGGAAGACGACGAACTTCCTGACCTTGTGCGCAACGCGTATGCTATTCTTGCGGCTGACTGGCAGAAAACGCTGGAGGCATGGCGTGAGGCGGATGTTCCTGCATTGCCCGTGATGATTTCCGTAACCAACAGCACGGAGACCGCCGCGAGAGTTTCCCGGATGTTCAGCGATGGAATCGCGGGAGTGCCCGGCCTGTGCAGTGATGATGCAATTCTGCACATAGACTCGGGAAAACTCGACAAGATTACCGGCCCGGAAGCTGACGAGCTCAGGAAGACGGCTGACACTGTCGGCAAGGAAGGACAGCCCGGCGAAAAGAAGTGCAACATAATTTCTGTGTCTATGCTGTCTGAAGGATGGGACACGCGGACAGTTACGCACATAATGGGATTGCGTGCATTCACGAGCCAGCTTTTGTGCGAGCAGGTTGTGGGGCGCGGCTTGCGGAGAACGTCATACGATCCGCCGGAAAGCGAGGACGGGCTGTTTTCGCCGGAATACGTCAATGTGTTCGGAGTGCCGTTCAGGTCGATGTTCTTCGGCGGCGACGAGAGCACCGGGGAGAATGACCCGCCCGTAGTCGAGAAGCCCAAGAGCATCGTGAAGGTACTGCCGGAACGTTCGGAGTACGCGATAACTTGGCCGGTCGTCAGCAGGCTTGAGTACGTTACGAGGCAGAAGCTCAGCCTTGATGTCGGGAGCGTGCCTGAACTTGTGCTTGAGGCAGGGAGCACGATACTCAGCGCGGATGTTGCGCCGGTTATCGACGGGCAGGCGGACTTGGAGAAGTGCAGCGGGATTGACCTCCAGCGTCTGGGGGAAAGCGTAAGGCTTCAGCGGATAATCTTTGATGCGGCCGGGAAAGTCTACGATGAGTTCAGCGAACAGTG
Proteins encoded in this region:
- a CDS encoding sodium ion-translocating decarboxylase subunit beta; this translates as MEMYLAALKDLILQSGFFGLTTGNIIMIIVSFVLLYLAIGKGFEPLLLVPIAFGCLLVNLPLSGIWDEYNATTHTIGFLRSLYYGAEFEIYPILIFLGIGAMTDFAPLIANPITFLLGAAAQFGVFVAFIGANYLGTLTGGLVSFNIKEAASIAIIGGADGPTSIYLTVMLGQTQILGAVAVAAYSYMSLVPMIQPPVIYLMTSKKDRGIVMGQLRPVSKREKILFPIICTVVSGLILPACVPLVGTLMFGNLLRECGVTERLSNTAQNELMNIVTIFLALSVGSTMAAERFLTLGTLAIIALGLVAFAFSTFGGLVFGQIMKVLSGGKINPMIGAAGVSAVPMAARVVQRCVQHEYPGHFLLMHAMGPNVAGVIGTAVAAGVMLTLLSR
- a CDS encoding site-specific DNA-methyltransferase translates to MATKKSGKKHEMTATIHAETRINNPEAGHGQLEPPADPTHTYAFDPHESPALDWAGKTEGESFTVPTSSIHVHETVRPHRIIFPVQKEETRTPERQQYLFPEASYADRAKSTLAAVETYQHAKNWMNRMIAGDSLIIMNSLLQKESMAGTVQTCYIDPPYGIRYGSNFQPFVGKKDVKDRSDDDLSTEPEMIRAFRDTWELGIHSYLTYLRNRLLLVRELLCDSGSVFVQISDENVHHVRELCDEVFSPENFVTMIKFTKSGKNPSNLMGSTTDYLVWYAKDKEHVKYRQLYVERKPGTPSFDVYRYIELEDGTVRKLTPEEMNDKTFLSRCRNFQYDTLLSAGATSNSTELLEFEGKKYSPPANNHWKTTIEGMKRLIAAGRISASGKTLRYKRYMSDSPMMQLDDMWNDTGGTPDMLYVVQTSTKVIQRCILMTSDPGDLVLDITCGSGTTAFVAEQWGRRWITADTSRVAIAIARQRLLTATFPYYKLADLQAGVSAGFVYETVPHITLKSIANNEPPAQEILYDKPETDSGFIRLTGPFTVEALPAPVVFSPDEAAESGTAGEGAKLSDWREQLKATGIVSRGGERIRFSRVEAKTGTRWLNAEAETEDGRSAYVCFADESSLMDSRRVFNAVQEALLVKPDMLIFAAFQFDPEASQLIEDLAGVHSLTILQALMNTDLMTEDLRKKLKTDQSFWLVGQPDVELLNAEGGMYRVRVLGFDYYDVKAGKVDSGNADKIAMWMLDPDYDGGTLNPSQVFFPMEGRSGGWAKLARTLNAEIDAELIEAYSGTESLPFKAGEKIAVKVIDDRGIESMKVLRREEAE
- a CDS encoding DEAD/DEAH box helicase family protein, whose protein sequence is MMERKDFTINSPYVEPQQYHRYNDETSRFEIIPERRPAGYFLAVPRSSRTIFKPLDNVNAIRKLVREWRENAYPHVTATTRRLLEHWHDNSARMYPFFWCQLEAIETLIFLEEGRANVQVDGDGGEFRRLCTKLCTGGGKTIVMSMLIAWQACSTNGTRNFLIVTPNLTVKDRLKVLLPGGAGNYYDTFSVVPPEMREMLNKARIEIHNWQEMKPDKPDTTSVDKRGPKSDNAFCRELVGSMRNIIVINDEAHHAWRVNPGRKKLTEDEKEATVWIQGLDRLHRTRGIRTCYDFSATPFVPGMSVKDEEGLFTWIVSDYSLSDGIEAGIVKTPRRVTGTNIPPDKKTFEPKLYHIYAEAEVKADLTRRGSREDDELPDLVRNAYAILAADWQKTLEAWREADVPALPVMISVTNSTETAARVSRMFSDGIAGVPGLCSDDAILHIDSGKLDKITGPEADELRKTADTVGKEGQPGEKKCNIISVSMLSEGWDTRTVTHIMGLRAFTSQLLCEQVVGRGLRRTSYDPPESEDGLFSPEYVNVFGVPFRSMFFGGDESTGENDPPVVEKPKSIVKVLPERSEYAITWPVVSRLEYVTRQKLSLDVGSVPELVLEAGSTILSADVAPVIDGQADLEKCSGIDLQRLGESVRLQRIIFDAAGKVYDEFSEQWQKKGVKLAHIGQVIRLTEEYLRGGAVRIQPELFGTDKLRRKIMLALNMKRIIRHIWGHIFSENVDEIIPVIEQGNRGRSTRDMSPWWTARPAYETMHSHISKCVCDSTWEHSEGWCLDHNPDVKAWAKNDHLGFSVSYMFGGKVHRYLPDFLVRLSNGRTLILEVKGRESEQDRVKREALADWVKAVNLVKVYGEWSCDVSRNPADVDGIIARKLGVS